The DNA sequence GGTCTACGCAGCCAGTTTTCTGTTCATCTTATACCCGGCCTTCGCTACCAGGCCCGCTTTGCGCGAACTCTGGATTCCCGTTATCGTCTACGTAGCCTGCATCAGCACGATGGGGTTAATGGCGGCCCTACGCCGGGGTGCCAACGGCTATGGCCCCGTTCTGGCTGGCGCACTGCTGTTTATAATGTCTGATTCGGCCATTGCGGTCAACAGTTTCCTGACTCCCTTTTCTGGCTCCACACCACTTGTTATGAGCACCTACGCAACCGCTCAATATTTGATTGTCACCCACATACACCCGGAGAAATGACCACCATTACCATCACTAAAACCGACGACGATTTACGGGGCATTCTGGCCCTGCAGGAGCAGAACCTCCGCCGGCTGATACCCGAATCGGTAGCCACAGAGCAGGGTTTTGTTACGCTCCAGTATACGCTTGATCAGATGCGACACATGCACCAGGCCGGTCCGAGCGTCATTGCCAAAGACGGCGATACCGTCGTTGGCTACGTCATTGCCACCTTACCCGAAACCCGGTCTTTTGTGCCGGAACTAGGCAACCTCTTCGATCAGATCGACGTACTTACTTACGAGGGCCGCCCCCTATCAACCTATGCCTACTACGTTGTCGGCCAGGTGTGCGTAGCCAGCGGGTACCGGGGTCAGGCCCTGCTCGATCGCATGTACGCGCACCATCGCAGCCTGTATTCCGACCGCTTCCAGCTGTTCGTTACGGATATTTCGGCGCACAATACCCGCTCGCTCCGCGTCCATGAACGCATCGGTTTTCAGGCACTCCAGCGTTTTTATGAACCAACGGCGGGTGAAGACTGGATTGTAGTAGCCTGGGATTGGAAAAAGTAACAAAAGAGTTAACCGACAAGCCATGCGTTTTCTTACCCTGCTGCTGCTGAGTACTACCCTGCTGGCTCAGCCCAGACCCCAATCGTTTTCGACGCCTAAATCGGCGGGCGATGCGGGCTTTTCAACCGAGCGCCTTAAGCGGATCGATACGTTCCTGCAGGGACTGATCGATCAGGGCCTTGCCCCCAATGCCGTTACATTCGTGGCGCACCGCGGGCAGGTAGTGCATTACAAAGCCTTCGGGTACAGCAATCTGGCGAAGAAAACACCGCTGAAGCGCGATGCCATCTACCGCATTGCCTCGCAGTCGAAGGCCATCACGACAACCACGCTGATGACCCTGTTCGAAGAAGAAAAATTTCTCCTCGATGACCCCATCAGCAAGTATATTCCGGCGTTCAAAAACCCGACGGTACTGGTCAGCTACGATAAAAAAGACCCTTCGGGCGGCAGTTTCAAAACCCGTCCGGCAAAAGGTGAAATCACCATCCGACAGTTACTAAGCCACAACGCGGGTATTCCCTACGAGCACCCACTCGACCAGCAGCCTGAATTTAATGTACCTTTCTTCAACTCCACCAGGCCCGATAAGCTCGAAGACGTGATCAACAAGCTGGCAAAACGTCCACTCCTGCGCGACCCCGGTTCCGACTCAACCGGTGCCGGGTTCACCTACGGTCTGAACACCGATATCATCGGGCGGCTGGTGGAAATCCTGGCGGGCAAGCCACTCGACGTAGCCATGCGCGAACGGGTACTCGACCCGCTGGGCATGACCGATACGCACTTCTACCTACCCGCCGGCAAAGCCGATCGACTCGTTGAACTGTACTCCAAAACCGACGGGGCACTGACGCTTCACGAAAATAATGACTACCGGAACTATGCTGTATCGGGAGCCAGAACGTATTTCTCGGGGGGAGCCGGGCTGGTCAGTACGGTTGAAGACTACGCCCGCTTCTGCCAGATGCTACTGAACGGCGGCACCTTCAACAACCACCGGATACTGGGTCGTAAAACCATCGAGCTGATGACCCGCAACCAGATCGGCGTGGCTAACGTGTGGGAGCGGCAGGACAAATTCGGGCTGGGTTTTGAGCTCATTACCGGGAACTCGCGCTACGGCGATCAGGCCACCCCTGGTTCTTACACCTGGGGCGGTATGTACTGCTCGGAGTTCACCATCGACCCCAACGAAGAACTCATTCTGCTGGTGTTCACCAACGTTCAACCCTACGCCTACTACACCGATTTCGTCCGCAAATTTCGCATAGCCGTTTACCAGGCACTGGAGTAACAGCGGTTATCGGGCGAACCTTACCTTCACATATTGATAATTTCATCTATTCATAACTGTTATACGCAAGGCTAGGCAACTTACCATCTGGGCTACTTTCTCTACCGAATAATAGATTAAATAACTGCCCGTATGCAAATGCACACCAGAACAGTCTATCATTTGTGTATATTGCTTAACTATTAAGTAAGTAGTCTTTTCACACCATGCCTTCTTCGACGTCAACCGGTTTGGATAACCAACTGGACGAGTTGATTGATCAGTTAAGTCAGCTTCCGACTTTCTCGATCGGTCGGCGAGCAGACAACGCAATTACCGTATCCGATGGTAAAGTTAGTGGTCAACATGCTCGTCTGATTCAATGCACTCCAACGACGTTTGTGCTCGAAGACCTTAGCAGCAAAAATGGCACCTTCGTCAATGGTGTTCGTATTACCCGTAAAGTTGTTGACAAACAGGACAGCATCCAGTTAGCAGGTACTACTTTCACTATTGCCCAGCTGCTCGACATGAAGCAAGTAGCGCCGTCGACGCCAGCTACGCCTGCCTTCACCAAAGAATTTTCAAAGGAGCCTCCTGCCCACCAAACATCGCTGGATTTTACCAGTCAGTTTGCCGAACTACAACGTGTATTTGAGCAGTACCCCAAGCTTCGAAAAAATTGCCGCAACCGCGAGAAGATGATTCGCACAGGTAGTGTAATCCTCTCGTCCGTTATAGGCATCAGTACTGCTTTGTCATCAAGCAATGGATCAGCCACGCCGGTTCTTCAATTAATGTCCAGTGCTGGACTCAGTATGTTGGTTCCAACCTTGTGCTCAACGCTTCTGTCGACCGAGGAGAAACTGGAAGTTATCGACAAAGAGTATCGTGAGCAATACCGCTGTCCTAACCCTAGTTGTCGTGATCCTTTCAGTGGGCGAGAATGGGAAGTATTAGCGCTACAGAAGACCTGTCGGCGCTGTCAGGCCATTTGGGTAAACTAATACTGTGTTACCAACTCACATTTTCAGTCTTCCTCCGATTTAATCAAACATAATCGTTCAAAAGCATGGCACAACTTCACAATCAGGACAGTCTCGAATCGACCGACATTTACATGCCCAGCGAGGAGCCTTCTCCAGCTTCTAAACCAGAAACAACCGTCAATAAAAAGAAACTTTTGGGCATATCTGCCGCTACAGTGCTATTAGGTAGTGCAGTGGGGTTAGCAATCGCTAATAATACAAACGAAGGGGAGTCAGTTCCTCCTGCCTCTGACAGTTCGACACTGCCTTCGGAGCCAGCAACCGGCCGGCTGCCACAGGATATTGATATAGCCGGTAAAGTGACAGACGATATGTCGTTTGAACAAGCTTTTGCAGCCGCTCGGGATGAGGTTGGTGAAGTTGGCGTATTCAACTGGCACGGGCTATGGTATAATACGTTCAGGGAGGAAGAATGGAGCGATTTATCACTTGAGCAGCGCCAGGAATTTGTAGAAGCGATTACGGGAGAAAAGTTGCCCGTAAAACCTTACTCGCCCACTCAAATCAATAAGACTGCCGATGTCAACACGTCAGGGTCTCAACAACCTCAGCCCGACCCTACTGTCATCGAAGGATATCTGAATGGCCATCGGGTTATGGGATTGGATTTCAACCAGGATGGTGTTATCGATACCCTAGTCATGGATGGTGAGGACGGCAGCACTTACCGGGTAGTTGACGCAACCGGGGACGACGGGCTGGATACAGTTTATCAATACAACTCGCTGGACGGCAAACTGACGGCGGTTGTCAGTCTCGATCAACCGTTTGTCCTATCGAACGAGAATTTCAGCCAGCATCTGGAAAATTCAATGTCGCAGGAAGTCGTCGACTCAATCCTAGAGCCGGACGAAGCTATCAGCCCAACCCTGCCGGCTGACGACGACACACCCCATGCACTCCAAGAAGATCCGAACGAATACATGGCCGGTACTGATGAACCGGACGATACGTATGTCAACAATGGTGATGTACGTGACATGGACGAATAAGCCGCATGAATACGTTCAAAACAACGCTTATTACCTGTCAGCAGTGTGGCCGCCGGATTATGGTCCGGGCCGCCGACGCTGAACGGGGGACAATCGCATGCTCACACATTGGCTGTGGAATTGTTAACAACTTGCGTACCGATTTTCATTATGACGAAGCGGTTGTAAATGGCTTACCCAGCTTTGGAAGTTTAACCTACCTAGAAAATCCCGAAACGAAATTTGATCTCCGGTTTGGCCCCAATGTGATTGGTACCGGCAATCTCTGTACGGTACGGATAGATCGTTTCGAGCATGATGGCCGCTGCTTTATCAGCCGGCAGCACTGTACGCTGACCGTAACATTTGATAAATGGACGGGGAAACTACGCTACCACATACAGGATGGCGCCCTCGACGCAGACACTCAGTCAATGCGTTACAGCCTGAATGGGACAATGCGTAATGGAACACCCCTGCTGAAAACCGAAATCATCGACGTCAGCGACGGCGACATAATTACGTTAGGCGGGGCTGATCGCTTCCGTTTAACAACGGCTACTATCCCTTTACCCACGCTGGCGACCTACAAAGTCGATTTGGCTTTTAACCCCGACCGCACCCAGTAATATATGCACATCAAACCTACTCACCCGCTGGCCTTTTCATACATCGGCCAGCGTACTGTTAATCAGGACGCGCTATATCCGGCAGTGGGACTCGCTACTGAGGAAACCGAGCTTTTTGTTGTTTGTGACGGTATGGGCGGGGCAGATAAAGGTGAAGTAGCCAGTCAGTTGCTATGTGATTCCGTTACAGACTATGCCGAGTCATTCAATTACCCGGCGTTTGACCTAGTTCATCTGCGAACAGCGCTGTCGATGACCTTAGACCGATACCGTATCTATTTGCGCGAGCATCCACTCGTTGGTCGGATGGGTTCGACACTCACTCTCCTTCAATTTCACGAAAAGGGAGCCACGGTAGCCCACATTGGCGACAGCCGGGTCTATCAGCTGCGCGCGGGAAAAATTATTTTCCAAACGCAGGATCATAAGCAGGTGAACGACATGGTTGATGCCGGCATTATTACAGCCACCCAGGCGTTGACCCACCCATGGCGTAACCGGTTGAGCCGCGCCGTCGTAGCTGAACCGGGTACCAGTACCACGTCACGAGCCACTCCTACGCCTGATGTCACTGTCATAACTGATGTTCAGGCGGGAGATTATTTCTTCATGTGTACTGATGGCGTGCTGGAACGGTTAGACAATTATGCACTGGAAACATTACTGGCAGGCAATATTCCTGATCAGGCGAAACTCCAGTCACTGATAGCGCTGTGTGATGGTCAGACGAAAGACAACTACTCGGGCTATTTGATTGGCATTAGCCAGGTTATGCAGCCAGTAGCCCAACCATCTGCTTTACTTTCATAAATCAGGACAGATGGTAACACGTATTCTGATCTGGTTGTGCCTGTTGGCTACTGCACCAGTAAACAACATTCGTGCACAAGGGCAAACCTACGCCGTTGTGGTGGGCGTTTCTGACTATAAATTCCTTTCCGATAATACGGGTGACCTGCATTTTGCCGACCGGGATGCCAGACAAGTAGCGGCCTTTCTTGAGAGCAAAATAGGCGGCAGCGTGCCCAACAGCCATATTCTGCTCCTGACCAATAGTCAGGCAACCCGCACCCGCATCGGACAGGCAGTTTCTTTGTTTCGGCGGGCCAAGGCCGGTGATCGTGTGCTTTTCTATTTTTCCGGGCACGGCCTTGCCGATAGTTTTGCTCCCTACGATGCATTACCCGGCCGGGCTGGCAGTATGCTCACGCATACCGATATTAAAGAAGCCTTCCGCCAATCATCGGCATCGACAAAGCTTTGTATCGCAGACGCCTGCCTGTCAGGCAGCATGACGCAGGTACGGGTACCCCATCCATCGCCCAGCCCAACCATTGCCGATGCCGGAAAAGGTAACGTAGCTATGCTACTGGCCAGTCGTTCAACACAGGTCGCCGTTGAAAGTAGGCGACTGACAGGTGGAGCGTTCACGCATTACCTGCTGCTGGGGCTTGGGGGCAGGGCCGACCAAAACGCCGATCGAACAGTTACCATTCGCGAGTTGCACCAGTACATTGCTCCGCGAGTTCGGCAGGCGACAGAGGGTAGACAGACTCCCGTTTTTTATGGCCGATTTTCGGACAACCTGGCATTAACGTATCTGTAAGAGAGAAATCTGATTTACAAAAGCTCGTTATGAATCAATCCTTTACTTCTTTCTCTGAATTCAAACGCCGTTATCCAATCCGTCCGAACGATACCAATGCTTTACTGGGTAGTGGTTCCTACGGCCGGGTTTTTAAGGTTGAAGATCAGGTTGAAACAGAGTGGGTAGCCATTAAAATCAGCGAATTCAAAGGAAACGACAACAAATCGTTAAAAGCAGAAGTTGAGCTGGCACAACGGGTACCAAGGCAGGGAAATATTGCCCGCTATGATGCATGCTTTCGGCTGGAAACAGATACTAGCGTTAGTGATTTTGCTATCATGAAGTACTATCCGGATGGTAATCTGGCTGACCTGCTACAACGCGTTACCCTGACACCAACTCAGATTTATGACATCACACGCGGCATCTTACTCGGTCTACAGCACCTGCACCGGAACCGCATTGTACACCGTGACTTTAAACCAGCCAACATTCTTATTTCCCGCGACAATGCTCAGCGGCTTATACCTAAAATTGCAGACTTTGGCCTGAGCAAGCTGGTAACCAGTGATGAACTGGATAATTCTGATTTTGACCTAAGCGACGGACGAGGTACTCCCTCTTACAAAGCGCCCGAGCAGATAGAAGGAAGCCGGGTCAGTTTCAACCTAGATCTGTGGGCATTTGGGGTTATCCTGTACGAGATCATGACGGGTGAGAAGCCCTTTAAAGCTGACCTGCGCAATAGCAGTGAACAGTCGGCCCGACGCGAGATCGAGAAGAAAATCATGACGGTAGAGCTACCGTCGCGGATTCATGAGATTGCCGAGCCTTACGCCAGTATCATTCGGCGCTGCCTGGTACGTGATATTCACGAACGGGTACGCCGGGAAGAAGAGCTGCTTGACTTGCTGGATGAGATACCGCAATTGCTTGTTGAAGCGAAACGGTTAGCTGAACAGCATCGATACCCGGAAGCGGTACCTCTTTTTGAACAGATACTTGATAGGCGGGAGCAGCATGCGGAAGCCGAAGCGGGTTTAACAACATGCCAGTCGGCGCTGGGTAATCAGCTCGTTAATGACTTGCTGAAACAGGCAAACCAATACGTAGCGCAAAAGCAGTTTAAACAGGCAAAAAATGCATTTGAGGAGGTACTTCAACTATCACCTACCCATTCAGACGCTAGTCAGGGGTTGGCATTATGCGTAAGTCGTCTACGGCCCGAACCAGTAAAAATCCTCCAGCCGACCACCGACCCAACAGATGTATTCGTACCTGGCACTGACCTTTACACCCCATCGGTCCCGGTAAAGCCTATCGTTGCCGCTACAAGCAACCCAATAGCAAACAATACCAGAACGGCCCCTACTAGACCGGTGGTGGCTTCGGTTTCTGACACAACGAAACAGGTCATAATTAATAATCCTGTATCAACTGCCGTAACTCGCACGATTCCCTGGCGAGTGCTGGCCCCGGTAGCGCTGGGATTGGGAGTGTTGGTCTGGTACGTTAACTCACGAACCGTACCTGATTCAACTGTTACCGGGCAACCGACAAAAGTGGCTTCCAGCAGTATTGAAACAACCGAGAAGGCTGGCATTATGCCCAATCCGTTCAGGAAAGAGACGCCGAAGATAGCTGATCCTACCCCAGGTACGATGCCTGCATCTGACGCCATACCAGTCCCCACAAAAACGTCGGCTCCCAATTCTGTCGATAAGCGAATTGATATCGCGATGGACAAAGCGCGGCTGGCCTATGAACGTAAAGAATACGAACTCGCCATTGTGCTTTGTCGGAGCGCAATCCAGCTAGACCCAACCCGTCAGGATGTAGCGGCTTTCCTTACATCATCGAGCAAAGCCAGTCAGCGGCTGGCGGCAGCAAACACGCCTTCAGTAGCGCTGCCTAAAGAAGAGAAAGAGTCGAAAACAGCCGAGCCCGTCAAACCTGTTACCCCAGCACCAGATGAGAAAGATAAAGCTCAGAAAGAAAAGCAGGAGGCTCAACTTGCCTATGAACAGCTCATCGATGACGGGATGAAGGCAATCGCCAATGGTAATAACAAAGCTAAAGCTATCGCGGATTTTAGCAAAGCCGGTTCTCTGGCTAAGGAGCACAACTTGAGTACTACCAGGGCTGAAGGAGCCTACGCAACATACCTGACAAAGGCTAACCGTATCTTCGACAGCGAAGAATATGAGGGAGCTAAGGCTTGGTTCAAGGTAGCCCAGGCGTTGAAAGACACTCCCGAAGTCCGCACGAAAATCAAACAATGCACAAATCAATAACCTAATTCTATGAGTCGATTACTACCTCAACTTGTCCTTTGTTTTTTATTATTTATCCCGATAGCGCCAACGTTAGCCACTGCTTATAAGGAATCAAAAACCGTTGTCATTGATGATGAGTATGATGCTTATAAGAAGAAGGGTGACGACTTTTTTAAAGTCGGCAAATATTCCGAAGCCCGTCGCCAGTATCAAAACTGCCTGGAAGTTCCCGGCTTTGAGAACGACGCTTACGCTAAGGAACAACTGGATAAATGTGCAACGGCATTAGCGTTGCGCCAACAGGCCGACGATGCTTTAAAGCAGGGAAAGGGGCAGGATGCCCTCAATCTATACGGCAAAGTACTAGCTGTCAATCCAGATGATCAACTTACAAAAAGTCAGCTCGCCGATTATTACGAGCAGGAAGGGAACAAGTTGTACAATCAGCAAAAGTACGCTCAGGCAAAAGCTCGCTATGAGCAGGCACTACCTTACTCAACCCGTCAGGAAACCCTTCGACTCCAGATTCAGAATTCTGAAAAGAATCTGGTGCCCATTACACCTAAGCGGGTTGGCTTAAAAGTATTCACGGGAGCCGTTGCGGTGGGTGCCGGCGCTTACGCTTTGCTCCTGCGCAGCGATTTTCAGAACAAACAGGCGGCATTGAATGACATCAGCCTGACAGCTGACCCTTCCAATACGGGTATCATTGCCAACCCTGAGTCATACCGACAGTGGAACGAAGCCTATAACGCAGCCGAAGCAGCTCAGCAAAAGAACAGCCTGTACAAAGCCTGCCTGGGCGTTGCTGCCGTTGCCACAGTGGCCGAACTGTACCTGCTTATTCACAAACCCAAGCCACGCGTCCGCACGATTAGCTGGCGTCCATCATCCACTTCCTGGGGCTTAGCCATCGCTCTCTCTCTTTAACTTACCCCCACTCGTTCGGCGCAGTGACGCTACTCACAAGTATTATCATGAAAAAAAATATACTGTCTTACCTGATCGGGCTGAGCTTACTCTGTCTTGGCGGGCAACTACTAATTGGTTGTGACACCTGGGATTTACCTACGCGTAAATCCCAGCGGGATTGCGTTAAACCATCCGGAACACTAGATGCAATTGCTCAACTAAAGCAAGTTAGTTTCAGCATCAATAACGGGTCGGGCACCATCGATCAGGTTAGTTGGGACTTTGGTAACGGCAATACAACGGTTACCAAAGGTATGACAACTATCTACACGTATCCGACATCGGGTAAATACAATGTAAAGGCTACCCTCACAAACTCCTGCGGTTCAGAAACGACACTGCTACGTACAATAGAGGTAAGCGACGCAGTACCACCAACGGTAACGCTACAGGCTTTTGGCACAACGTCCACTACTACTGCCACCGCAAGCATGGCCGTCACGTCCAATGGCAACGCGAGTATTACCCGGTATGGCGTGTGCTATTCATCTACGAATCCAGTACCGACAATAAATGATCTGACCCAGGAAGTCACGGGCAATCCGGCAACGAATACCCCCCTATCAATTCTATTGAAGGATTTACAGCCCAATACATTCTATTACGCCCGTAGTTACGCAGTAAACTCAGCGGGCATGACATATAGCAGCCCTGTACAAACATTTCGAACCGGGCAAAATCCAGCCGTAACGACCAGCTCAGCTACCAACGTTGCAACAGCAACAGCCAATGTAAATTTTGTGGTTAGCAGTCCGGGTAATCCAGCCGCAACCAGCTACGGTATCTGTTATTCATCGACGATGAATACACCCGACATTTCGAGTTCGGTGGTACCAGTAAATAGCCCGACCGTAGCAGCCAATACCGTCGTTAACCTTACTAATCTGACTCCAAATACGACATATTACTACCGGGCTTATGCCAAGACGCCCTCCGGCGAGGTTATTTACGGAGCCGTTATGTCATTCACGACGCAGGCTGACGCTGTTACCCAAGACCTAATTGCTTATATACCATTCACCAACCAAAGTACAGATGATCTTAGCGGTAATGGTAACCGTGTCTTTTTGGTAAATAATCCAACGTTCACAACCGACCGAAAAGGAGTAGCAAATGCCGCTGTTCAATTAAATGGGGCCAGCAATTACTTCTACATGAATGATAACAGTACGTTGCGTCCAGATGCGTTATCGATAAGCATTTGGATTAAACCTGTAGCTGTCAACAACGTAAATAACCGAGTACAGATTTATAACAAATCACGTTGGATTGAAGGATCGGGGGAGATGTACAGTTCACTTATTAAGATAAATGAAACAGGACCTGGCCTGACGTTTATGACAGATGTTAAACAGAACAGTAACTGTCAATCAGGCCAAGGCTGGCAGAATTCTCAGTTTAGCAGTAGCTTTCAGCTTAACACTTGGCACCATTTGGTCTTTACCTATTCAGGCCGATCAATACGTATGTATTTTGATAACGTTTTGATTGATCAGCGAGATAATTTACCTGCCAACACCATGGACAACTGTCCAGGGGGTGAGCTGAAGTTTGGTGCTCAGTTAAGAGATTATCCCAACTACTTCAATGGCGCTATGGATGATATAAGAATCTACAAGCGGGCATTGACGGCTACGGAAGTAGGTACATTGTTCAACCAGTAAAGCTGGTTGCCCTCTAGCTGAGTTTGCGCAAGACACGCTGAGCCAGCGATTGGAACGGGTTAGCCCTGTCTGCACTGATTCGCTTCAGTAAAGGCAGGGCTTTTTGCTTCTGATTATCTTTAACGTACGCCAAAGCCAATGTCCACTCTACTTTCTGACGCAGCTGTAACGAAGGAGTTGCTGATGCGCTGATGAGGGCTGGAATTGCTTCTTTTGGTTGCTTATTAGCCAGATAGCTTAGCCCTAAAAAGTAGTTTTTGTAGTATACCGTCTGTTTGTCAGCGGGTGTGTTTTTCAATCGCTCAATTACCTGATCATACTTACCGGCTTTGTAGCTCGTCAATGCATCCGGAAAACGAGTTTGTACTTCCGGTGGGACATTAGTAGCCGGAAATCCTTTGGTTAGCTCATCAGTCATGGTATCAGCATAAGCCATATCCCGCCGTCCACCAGCCGTTTCTTGGTAAGCAACGTAGGCAACACTCAGTATAACCACGATCGATGCGGCCATAGCCCAATACCGCCACGTAGCTAATGGACGAACAATAGCAGGCTGTCTGGTTCCACTAGCAGGAAGTGTAGATTTGTACTGCGTCTTCGCCCGTTCCAGCACCCGTTCAATACCAATAGCTCTCAAACCCAGTCTGATTTCCCGCTGGCGGTCAACCTCCGCCAACAGGTCGGAATCAGCCCGCATATCCGCTTCGAACAACGTCCGGTCTGATGTAGAAAGCTCATTTTTCAAATAAGCTTCCAGTAACTCGTACTGTTCTTCGGTAAGTTTCATAATCCTTGTTTGTGGGCGGCCTGCTCATAAAATGACTTCAACTTTTCGGCACAACTGTACCGTTTTGATCGGGCCGACGACTCTTTCATACCCAACCGTTCGGCAATCTCACGCAATGATAACTCATCAACGTAAAACCATTCAATTAGCTGCCTGCAATCGTCTTTAAGCTGCTCCAACGACGAGCGGACGGTTTTAACAACGTCAAGCCGCTCCAAATCCTCGAGAATATCTGCCGAGTCAGCCGTATCAACAACATCGGGCATTGCACCACGCATCCGAAGCCGGGCCGATTTTAATTCAGTAAGCCATACGCGCTTACAGTATTCGAAAACTACCGTAGTAACCCGCGTACCTGGTTGATATTGGTATTTACCCGTCTCTATGTTCAACAGCAAACTGAGCAATCCTTTCTGAAAAGCATCTTCAGCATCCATCTCCGACGCGCTATTTGTTAGCATCCAGTACTGAAACGATGGAAATGTTTCGGTATATAAATACGCGTACGCCAGCTCATTCCGTTGACGTAGTGCCGTGTATAAATCATGATCGTTGAGGTATGGATAGGCTTTCCGGGG is a window from the Spirosoma rigui genome containing:
- a CDS encoding GNAT family N-acetyltransferase codes for the protein MTTITITKTDDDLRGILALQEQNLRRLIPESVATEQGFVTLQYTLDQMRHMHQAGPSVIAKDGDTVVGYVIATLPETRSFVPELGNLFDQIDVLTYEGRPLSTYAYYVVGQVCVASGYRGQALLDRMYAHHRSLYSDRFQLFVTDISAHNTRSLRVHERIGFQALQRFYEPTAGEDWIVVAWDWKK
- a CDS encoding serine hydrolase domain-containing protein — its product is MRFLTLLLLSTTLLAQPRPQSFSTPKSAGDAGFSTERLKRIDTFLQGLIDQGLAPNAVTFVAHRGQVVHYKAFGYSNLAKKTPLKRDAIYRIASQSKAITTTTLMTLFEEEKFLLDDPISKYIPAFKNPTVLVSYDKKDPSGGSFKTRPAKGEITIRQLLSHNAGIPYEHPLDQQPEFNVPFFNSTRPDKLEDVINKLAKRPLLRDPGSDSTGAGFTYGLNTDIIGRLVEILAGKPLDVAMRERVLDPLGMTDTHFYLPAGKADRLVELYSKTDGALTLHENNDYRNYAVSGARTYFSGGAGLVSTVEDYARFCQMLLNGGTFNNHRILGRKTIELMTRNQIGVANVWERQDKFGLGFELITGNSRYGDQATPGSYTWGGMYCSEFTIDPNEELILLVFTNVQPYAYYTDFVRKFRIAVYQALE
- a CDS encoding FHA domain-containing protein — encoded protein: MPSSTSTGLDNQLDELIDQLSQLPTFSIGRRADNAITVSDGKVSGQHARLIQCTPTTFVLEDLSSKNGTFVNGVRITRKVVDKQDSIQLAGTTFTIAQLLDMKQVAPSTPATPAFTKEFSKEPPAHQTSLDFTSQFAELQRVFEQYPKLRKNCRNREKMIRTGSVILSSVIGISTALSSSNGSATPVLQLMSSAGLSMLVPTLCSTLLSTEEKLEVIDKEYREQYRCPNPSCRDPFSGREWEVLALQKTCRRCQAIWVN
- a CDS encoding FHA domain-containing protein, which produces MNTFKTTLITCQQCGRRIMVRAADAERGTIACSHIGCGIVNNLRTDFHYDEAVVNGLPSFGSLTYLENPETKFDLRFGPNVIGTGNLCTVRIDRFEHDGRCFISRQHCTLTVTFDKWTGKLRYHIQDGALDADTQSMRYSLNGTMRNGTPLLKTEIIDVSDGDIITLGGADRFRLTTATIPLPTLATYKVDLAFNPDRTQ
- a CDS encoding PP2C family protein-serine/threonine phosphatase → MHIKPTHPLAFSYIGQRTVNQDALYPAVGLATEETELFVVCDGMGGADKGEVASQLLCDSVTDYAESFNYPAFDLVHLRTALSMTLDRYRIYLREHPLVGRMGSTLTLLQFHEKGATVAHIGDSRVYQLRAGKIIFQTQDHKQVNDMVDAGIITATQALTHPWRNRLSRAVVAEPGTSTTSRATPTPDVTVITDVQAGDYFFMCTDGVLERLDNYALETLLAGNIPDQAKLQSLIALCDGQTKDNYSGYLIGISQVMQPVAQPSALLS
- a CDS encoding caspase family protein, with amino-acid sequence MVTRILIWLCLLATAPVNNIRAQGQTYAVVVGVSDYKFLSDNTGDLHFADRDARQVAAFLESKIGGSVPNSHILLLTNSQATRTRIGQAVSLFRRAKAGDRVLFYFSGHGLADSFAPYDALPGRAGSMLTHTDIKEAFRQSSASTKLCIADACLSGSMTQVRVPHPSPSPTIADAGKGNVAMLLASRSTQVAVESRRLTGGAFTHYLLLGLGGRADQNADRTVTIRELHQYIAPRVRQATEGRQTPVFYGRFSDNLALTYL
- a CDS encoding serine/threonine-protein kinase; translated protein: MNQSFTSFSEFKRRYPIRPNDTNALLGSGSYGRVFKVEDQVETEWVAIKISEFKGNDNKSLKAEVELAQRVPRQGNIARYDACFRLETDTSVSDFAIMKYYPDGNLADLLQRVTLTPTQIYDITRGILLGLQHLHRNRIVHRDFKPANILISRDNAQRLIPKIADFGLSKLVTSDELDNSDFDLSDGRGTPSYKAPEQIEGSRVSFNLDLWAFGVILYEIMTGEKPFKADLRNSSEQSARREIEKKIMTVELPSRIHEIAEPYASIIRRCLVRDIHERVRREEELLDLLDEIPQLLVEAKRLAEQHRYPEAVPLFEQILDRREQHAEAEAGLTTCQSALGNQLVNDLLKQANQYVAQKQFKQAKNAFEEVLQLSPTHSDASQGLALCVSRLRPEPVKILQPTTDPTDVFVPGTDLYTPSVPVKPIVAATSNPIANNTRTAPTRPVVASVSDTTKQVIINNPVSTAVTRTIPWRVLAPVALGLGVLVWYVNSRTVPDSTVTGQPTKVASSSIETTEKAGIMPNPFRKETPKIADPTPGTMPASDAIPVPTKTSAPNSVDKRIDIAMDKARLAYERKEYELAIVLCRSAIQLDPTRQDVAAFLTSSSKASQRLAAANTPSVALPKEEKESKTAEPVKPVTPAPDEKDKAQKEKQEAQLAYEQLIDDGMKAIANGNNKAKAIADFSKAGSLAKEHNLSTTRAEGAYATYLTKANRIFDSEEYEGAKAWFKVAQALKDTPEVRTKIKQCTNQ
- a CDS encoding tetratricopeptide repeat protein, which translates into the protein MSRLLPQLVLCFLLFIPIAPTLATAYKESKTVVIDDEYDAYKKKGDDFFKVGKYSEARRQYQNCLEVPGFENDAYAKEQLDKCATALALRQQADDALKQGKGQDALNLYGKVLAVNPDDQLTKSQLADYYEQEGNKLYNQQKYAQAKARYEQALPYSTRQETLRLQIQNSEKNLVPITPKRVGLKVFTGAVAVGAGAYALLLRSDFQNKQAALNDISLTADPSNTGIIANPESYRQWNEAYNAAEAAQQKNSLYKACLGVAAVATVAELYLLIHKPKPRVRTISWRPSSTSWGLAIALSL